The following proteins are encoded in a genomic region of Nocardioides renjunii:
- a CDS encoding MFS transporter, translating to MTDVAGPVEDGSPGASRRALRAACIGNTVEWYDFAVFGSLAIVITPVFFPAEDSTSVLLAAFAVYATAFLMRPVGAVLFGRIGDLRGRRVVFSAVLLLMTGATVAVGLLPGYARIGVLASVLIVVLRALQGLAAGGEAGLASVFITEHAAPGRRGATAAWQIATQGLGLALGFGLAAVLIEVLPTADHPGWWRLAFVLALPLGIVGFLLRRSTLESPHFVALARRGATSSSPVTSLWREHRDGIVAGFALAGTGALALNTMFVFVPNHVVATTGRSLSTALMTGSLGLVTAAGAALALGRLSDRTGRRPVVLTCLAALAVMAVPMAWLAARGGLLALLAVQVLAGIAIGGALSVAMVAEMFPTEVRVTGLAVASGLSSALLGGTAPLVNQSVVAATGFELFPGVYVACAAVAALLVLRTWPETAFAPLRTATVGRASPVAGEAPPS from the coding sequence GTGACGGACGTCGCTGGGCCCGTGGAGGACGGCTCGCCGGGAGCGTCCCGGCGCGCTCTGCGCGCGGCGTGCATCGGCAACACCGTGGAGTGGTACGACTTCGCCGTCTTCGGGAGCCTGGCGATCGTCATCACACCGGTCTTCTTCCCCGCGGAGGACAGCACGAGCGTGCTGTTGGCCGCCTTCGCCGTCTACGCCACGGCGTTCCTGATGCGCCCGGTGGGCGCTGTGCTCTTCGGACGGATCGGTGACCTGCGGGGGCGCCGGGTGGTCTTCTCGGCGGTCCTCCTCCTGATGACCGGCGCGACGGTCGCCGTCGGGCTGCTCCCGGGCTACGCCCGGATCGGCGTCCTGGCAAGCGTGCTCATCGTCGTCCTGCGTGCGCTGCAGGGTCTGGCCGCAGGCGGCGAGGCCGGCTTGGCGTCTGTCTTCATCACCGAGCACGCGGCGCCCGGGCGCCGCGGGGCGACGGCTGCCTGGCAGATCGCGACCCAAGGGCTCGGGCTCGCCCTGGGCTTCGGCCTGGCGGCCGTCCTGATCGAGGTCCTCCCCACGGCTGACCATCCGGGCTGGTGGCGGCTCGCGTTCGTCCTCGCGCTGCCGCTGGGCATCGTGGGATTCCTGCTGCGTCGCTCGACGTTGGAGAGCCCGCACTTCGTGGCCCTCGCTCGACGAGGCGCCACCAGCTCGAGCCCGGTCACGAGCCTCTGGCGCGAGCACCGCGACGGCATCGTGGCCGGTTTCGCGCTGGCGGGCACCGGCGCCCTCGCCCTGAACACGATGTTCGTCTTCGTGCCCAACCACGTGGTCGCGACCACAGGTCGCTCGTTGTCGACCGCGCTCATGACCGGGTCACTCGGGCTGGTCACGGCGGCTGGCGCGGCCCTGGCGCTCGGCCGCCTGTCCGACAGGACCGGTCGACGGCCTGTCGTCCTGACGTGCCTCGCCGCGCTGGCCGTCATGGCCGTCCCGATGGCCTGGCTGGCCGCCCGCGGGGGGCTGCTCGCGTTGCTCGCCGTGCAGGTCCTGGCCGGCATCGCCATCGGGGGTGCCCTGTCCGTCGCGATGGTCGCCGAGATGTTCCCGACCGAGGTGCGCGTCACGGGTCTGGCCGTGGCGTCAGGCCTCTCGTCCGCCCTGCTCGGCGGGACCGCCCCGCTCGTCAACCAGTCCGTGGTGGCCGCCACCGGCTTCGAGTTGTTCCCCGGCGTCTACGTGGCCTGTGCTGCGGTCGCCGCCCTGCTCGTCCTCCGCACCTGGCCGGAGACCGCGTTCGCGCCGCTGCGCACTGCGACGGTTGGACGGGCATCCCCCGTCGCAGGGGAGGCCCCGCCGTCCTAG
- a CDS encoding sensor histidine kinase, translating to MSVSSDEPRAGALGRRRVLGGWLLAGPGSVALTAVLLGSQDPDGPALQTMLFLALAVACALVGGRWPALAASALGAMSLNYYFTEPVQTLRIASASNVVALVVFVAVSVAVASVVDSAARRREQASQARREAATLAMLNRRVLGGDYDVARLLDLVREHFAPSVAELVDAQAPFDRDDSVAPVSTRQVLVLRGRRVDDAEQRVLAAFATHIGVLGEREELARQTQAARELEAGNRTRTALLAAVSHDLRTPLAGIQAAAGTLLRNGDRLTGDDRTSLLTAIAASTTRLTSIVADLLDMSRLQTGAVEPVLAPVDPVGVLTRVLADLEAAGRVDVVGPMPHVRADAGLLERVLANLVGNALRHTDGPVEVCATAHHERVRLAVVDHGPGVADTDRPRMFEPFQQVGDHGHRDGVGLGLAVARGLAEAQGGALEAGTTPGGGLTMVVELGAAR from the coding sequence ATGTCCGTCAGCAGCGACGAGCCGAGGGCGGGTGCCCTGGGCCGCCGCCGGGTCCTCGGCGGGTGGCTGCTCGCGGGCCCCGGCTCGGTCGCACTGACCGCGGTGCTGCTCGGCAGCCAGGACCCCGACGGCCCGGCGCTGCAGACCATGCTGTTCCTCGCCCTCGCCGTGGCGTGCGCCCTCGTCGGTGGTCGGTGGCCCGCACTCGCGGCGTCGGCGCTCGGCGCGATGTCGCTGAACTACTACTTCACCGAGCCCGTCCAGACCCTGCGCATCGCCTCGGCGTCGAACGTCGTGGCGCTGGTCGTCTTCGTCGCGGTGTCGGTGGCCGTCGCCTCGGTCGTGGACTCGGCGGCCCGCCGCCGTGAGCAGGCCTCGCAGGCACGCCGCGAGGCCGCGACCCTCGCGATGCTCAACCGGCGGGTCCTGGGCGGGGACTACGACGTCGCGCGGCTGCTCGACCTCGTCCGCGAGCACTTCGCGCCCAGCGTCGCCGAGCTGGTCGATGCGCAGGCGCCGTTCGACCGCGACGACAGCGTGGCGCCTGTCTCGACCCGACAGGTCCTGGTGCTCCGCGGCCGGCGGGTGGACGACGCCGAGCAGCGCGTGCTCGCCGCGTTCGCCACCCACATCGGCGTCCTCGGCGAACGCGAGGAGCTGGCCCGCCAGACGCAGGCCGCCCGCGAGCTCGAGGCCGGCAACCGCACCCGGACGGCCCTGCTGGCGGCGGTCTCCCACGACCTGCGTACGCCGCTCGCCGGCATCCAGGCCGCCGCGGGCACCCTCTTGCGCAACGGCGACCGCCTCACCGGCGACGACCGCACGTCGCTCCTGACGGCGATCGCCGCCAGCACCACCCGGCTGACCTCGATCGTGGCCGACCTGCTGGACATGAGCCGCCTCCAGACCGGGGCCGTCGAGCCGGTCCTCGCTCCTGTCGACCCGGTGGGCGTCCTCACCCGCGTGCTCGCCGACCTCGAGGCGGCCGGACGCGTCGACGTCGTCGGACCGATGCCGCACGTGCGCGCCGATGCCGGGCTCCTGGAGCGGGTGCTGGCCAACCTCGTGGGCAACGCGCTGCGCCACACGGACGGACCCGTGGAGGTCTGTGCGACCGCGCACCACGAGCGGGTCCGGCTCGCGGTCGTCGACCACGGTCCCGGGGTGGCGGACACCGACCGGCCGCGCATGTTCGAGCCGTTCCAGCAGGTCGGCGACCACGGCCACCGTGACGGCGTAGGCCTCGGGCTCGCCGTGGCCCGCGGCCTCGCGGAGGCCCAGGGCGGGGCGCTCGAGGCCGGGACGACGCCGGGCGGTGGCCTGACGATGGTCGTCGAGCTGGGGGCCGCCCGGTGA
- a CDS encoding ERCC4 domain-containing protein, giving the protein MVATGPVLVDHRERASSIPDALVAAGLDVQLTDLPVGDYVLGPGLAVERKGPADLGASIRDGRIFDQAERIQSAFPQAVLLVEGEPRIAEDAWRGAVCRLVEDGFTVLHSLDAEDSAAWIARLAKRARRTAPTVRGEGPRRAPRHPSAQAEAMLSVVPGISTVMARSLLAGYGSLAAVAAAAPDGLRGHPGIGRVRAARLAEALHGDYVALSDRDPEPERPARDGRPARRWVVSSPDEGIEGQSFSRRAIALRALRGAADGTRLVDGLTGEVVAEAAAGDHPAG; this is encoded by the coding sequence GTGGTCGCAACGGGTCCGGTGCTGGTCGACCACCGCGAGCGGGCCAGCTCGATCCCCGACGCCCTGGTCGCGGCCGGCCTGGACGTGCAGCTCACGGACCTGCCGGTGGGCGACTACGTCCTGGGTCCCGGCCTGGCCGTCGAGCGCAAGGGACCGGCCGACCTGGGTGCCTCCATCCGCGACGGGCGCATCTTCGACCAGGCCGAGCGCATCCAGTCAGCGTTCCCGCAGGCGGTGCTGCTCGTCGAGGGCGAGCCGCGCATCGCCGAGGACGCGTGGCGCGGCGCCGTCTGCCGGCTGGTCGAGGACGGCTTCACCGTCCTGCACAGCCTGGACGCCGAGGACAGCGCGGCGTGGATCGCGCGGCTGGCCAAGCGCGCCCGGCGCACCGCTCCCACGGTGCGCGGGGAGGGACCGCGTCGCGCCCCGCGGCACCCGTCGGCGCAGGCGGAGGCGATGCTCTCCGTCGTGCCCGGCATCAGCACCGTCATGGCCCGGAGCCTCCTCGCCGGCTACGGCAGCCTCGCGGCCGTGGCGGCGGCCGCCCCCGACGGCCTCCGCGGGCACCCGGGGATCGGTCGGGTGCGGGCCGCTCGCCTCGCCGAGGCGCTCCACGGCGACTACGTCGCCCTGTCCGACCGCGACCCCGAGCCGGAGCGCCCGGCTCGCGACGGGCGACCGGCCCGGCGTTGGGTCGTCAGCTCACCCGACGAGGGCATCGAGGGACAGTCCTTCAGCCGGCGGGCCATCGCGCTGCGGGCGTTGCGGGGCGCCGCCGACGGGACCCGGCTGGTCGACGGCCTGACCGGGGAGGTGGTGGCCGAGGCCGCCGCCGGGGACCACCCCGCGGGCTAG
- a CDS encoding LURP-one-related/scramblase family protein, producing MSMRDRREKRQEKREVFGRGGSAVRFRMRQKLLSIGDDYWIEDEAGGRFLRVDGKAVRLRDTLDLEDVHGTLVHRIQTRVLHIRDSMAVEDADGEQVALVHKALVSPLRERWKVDRTEGDDWSVHGSIADHEYEIESDSGTVAEVSKKWFRVRDAYGVEVAPGQDLALVLAVTVAVDAMAHPGR from the coding sequence ATGTCCATGCGCGACCGGCGGGAGAAGCGTCAGGAGAAGCGGGAGGTCTTCGGGCGCGGCGGCTCCGCCGTCCGCTTCCGGATGCGGCAGAAGCTGCTCTCCATCGGGGACGACTACTGGATCGAGGACGAGGCCGGCGGCCGGTTCCTCCGGGTCGACGGAAAGGCCGTGCGACTGCGCGACACGCTCGACCTCGAGGACGTGCACGGAACCCTGGTCCACCGCATCCAGACGCGCGTGCTCCACATCCGCGACTCGATGGCTGTCGAGGATGCCGACGGCGAGCAGGTCGCCCTCGTGCACAAGGCACTCGTGTCCCCCCTCCGCGAGCGCTGGAAGGTCGACCGCACGGAGGGTGACGACTGGAGCGTCCACGGGAGCATCGCCGACCACGAGTACGAGATCGAGTCCGACAGCGGCACCGTCGCGGAGGTCTCCAAGAAGTGGTTCCGCGTCCGCGACGCCTACGGTGTGGAGGTCGCTCCCGGCCAGGACCTCGCCCTCGTCCTGGCCGTGACCGTCGCGGTGGACGCGATGGCCCACCCGGGGAGATGA
- the cls gene encoding cardiolipin synthase, whose product MTGAGGWIVGLLSAAVAVAHVVICALALGVLPGNRKPSTAMAWLILILAVPFLGFVAFLFFGSTSVGRTRRAWQRDVNARVLDAVATRAPADGPSPGEHDGRDAPVGATAAEVDGLARLNRHLSALPMVEGNEVEVLPDYLGSIEAMRVAVAGAQRFVHVEFYIAAWDEVTDGFFTELVAAAARGVEVRLLFDHLGTRAVPGYKDFLKRLEGTGVAWAPMLPIGLRKGQVRRPDLRNHRKVVVVDGHVGFIGSQNLIEPGYDDEGNHRRGLTYVELVVRLSGPVVRQLAVVFATDWVAETGEELAHTLGETAAEPGSARSLETVAGVACQVVPSGPGFVTENNLRLFNSMLYSARASVSVTSPYFVPDETLLYAMTTAAQRGVHVELFVSAVADQFMVFHAQRSYYQALLEAGVRIWLYPEPYVLHAKFFTVDDALAVVGSSNMDYRSFALNYECVVLASSPELVTRLRVVQDDYRRLSTELTAEEWSRRGWRAAYVDNLMRLTAALQ is encoded by the coding sequence ATGACGGGCGCGGGCGGTTGGATCGTCGGTCTGCTGTCGGCTGCCGTGGCGGTCGCGCACGTCGTCATCTGCGCGCTGGCCCTCGGCGTGCTGCCGGGGAACCGCAAGCCGTCCACGGCCATGGCGTGGCTGATCCTCATCCTCGCGGTGCCCTTCCTCGGCTTCGTGGCGTTCCTGTTCTTCGGCTCCACCTCCGTGGGACGTACGCGTCGGGCGTGGCAGCGAGACGTCAACGCTCGGGTGCTGGACGCCGTCGCGACGCGAGCGCCGGCGGACGGACCCTCGCCCGGGGAGCACGACGGACGGGACGCGCCTGTCGGTGCGACCGCCGCCGAGGTCGACGGCCTCGCCCGGCTCAACCGCCACCTCAGTGCCCTCCCCATGGTCGAGGGCAACGAGGTCGAGGTGCTGCCGGACTACCTGGGCAGCATCGAGGCGATGCGCGTCGCGGTGGCCGGCGCGCAGCGGTTCGTCCACGTGGAGTTCTACATCGCCGCCTGGGACGAGGTCACCGACGGGTTCTTCACGGAGCTCGTGGCGGCTGCCGCCCGCGGCGTTGAGGTGCGGCTCCTGTTCGACCACCTCGGCACCCGCGCCGTACCCGGCTACAAGGACTTCCTGAAGCGGCTGGAGGGCACGGGCGTGGCCTGGGCACCGATGCTGCCGATCGGCCTGAGGAAGGGGCAGGTGCGGCGTCCGGACCTCCGCAACCACCGCAAGGTCGTGGTCGTCGACGGACACGTCGGCTTCATCGGGTCCCAGAACCTCATCGAGCCCGGCTACGACGACGAGGGCAACCATCGCCGCGGCCTGACGTACGTCGAGCTCGTCGTGCGCCTCAGCGGCCCGGTCGTGCGCCAGCTCGCTGTGGTGTTCGCGACCGACTGGGTGGCGGAGACGGGCGAGGAGCTGGCGCACACGCTGGGGGAGACCGCCGCCGAGCCGGGGTCGGCGCGAAGCCTGGAGACGGTGGCCGGGGTCGCCTGCCAGGTCGTGCCGTCGGGCCCGGGGTTCGTCACGGAGAACAACCTGCGGCTGTTCAACTCCATGCTCTACTCGGCCCGGGCGAGCGTCTCGGTGACCTCGCCCTACTTCGTGCCCGACGAGACGTTGCTCTACGCCATGACGACCGCGGCGCAGCGCGGCGTCCACGTGGAGCTGTTCGTGTCGGCGGTGGCCGACCAGTTCATGGTCTTCCACGCGCAGCGCTCCTACTACCAGGCGCTGCTGGAGGCCGGCGTGCGCATCTGGCTCTACCCCGAGCCCTACGTGCTGCACGCGAAGTTCTTCACCGTGGACGACGCCCTGGCAGTCGTCGGGTCCTCGAACATGGACTACCGGTCCTTCGCGCTGAACTACGAGTGCGTCGTCCTCGCCTCCAGCCCCGAGCTGGTGACCCGGCTGCGGGTCGTCCAGGACGACTACCGGCGCCTGTCGACCGAGCTGACCGCCGAGGAGTGGTCGCGGCGCGGGTGGCGGGCCGCGTACGTCGACAACCTCATGCGGCTCACCGCCGCGCTGCAGTGA
- a CDS encoding response regulator transcription factor, which translates to MRILLVEDDLVLRTTLAIGLRAEDHEVLVAADGRTALDALREDAPDLVVLDLGLPDIPGLEVLQSLRTWSRLPVIVLSARTDSQDKVGALDAGADDYVTKPFGVDELHARIRSAGRRGAVTAAPVVTEHLRIDVAARQASRDGAPVRLTPTEWAILEVLLRHPGRLVGRADLLHEVWGPAYDRETNYLRTYMATLRKKLEVDPSRPVHLVTEPGLGHRFTLEPGA; encoded by the coding sequence GTGAGGATCCTGCTGGTCGAGGACGACCTGGTCCTGCGCACGACGCTGGCCATCGGGCTGCGGGCCGAGGACCACGAGGTGCTCGTCGCCGCCGACGGTCGCACGGCCCTGGACGCGCTGCGCGAGGACGCGCCCGACCTCGTCGTCCTCGACCTGGGACTTCCCGACATCCCGGGCCTCGAGGTCCTGCAGTCCCTGCGGACGTGGAGCCGGCTGCCCGTCATCGTCCTCTCCGCCCGGACCGACTCGCAGGACAAGGTCGGTGCGCTCGACGCCGGTGCCGACGACTACGTCACGAAGCCGTTCGGCGTCGACGAGCTGCACGCCCGGATCCGCTCGGCCGGCCGACGTGGTGCCGTCACCGCGGCGCCGGTGGTCACCGAGCACCTGCGGATCGACGTGGCCGCCCGGCAGGCCAGCCGGGACGGCGCGCCCGTGCGGCTCACCCCCACCGAGTGGGCGATCCTCGAGGTGCTGCTGCGACACCCCGGACGGCTGGTCGGCCGCGCCGACCTCCTCCACGAGGTGTGGGGCCCCGCCTACGACCGCGAGACGAACTACCTGCGCACCTACATGGCGACGCTCCGCAAGAAGCTCGAGGTCGACCCCTCCCGCCCGGTGCACCTGGTCACCGAGCCGGGCCTGGGGCACCGGTTCACGCTCGAGCCCGGCGCGTAG
- a CDS encoding APC family permease — translation MSTTIPRPSTPASSPASSATAPDDHRGSSWWRVMCLTGVDYFSTLGYQPGIAALAAGLLSPLATVVLVLLTLLGALPVYRRVAEESPHGEGSIAMLERLMGFWKGKLFVLVLLGFAATDFVITMTLSAADATAHLVENPNLESVLHGHELGITIVLLALLGGVFLRGFREAIGVAVVLVGTYLLLNLVVIAVSTWQIIRDPSVVGDWTSALTEQHGSPVMMVAVALLVFPKLALGMSGFETGVAVMPLVRGDASDTEAAPRGRVRETKKLLTVAALTMSGFLVSSSFVTTLLIPAAEFEDGGEANGRALAYLAHAHLGNAFGTTYDAATIAILWFAGASAMAGLLNLIPRYLPRYGMAPTWTRATRPLVLVLTGTAFLITWLFDADVDAQAGAYATGVLMLFTSAGVAVTLAARRAGQRAWATAFAAITAVFAYTTAVNVWERPDGIRIGACFIAAIVAVSLLSRLRRAFELRVTDVELDATSQVFVRDCARRTIRLVAHESGHRGAAEYAAKVEQVRRDLDLPTDPDIVFVEVVVSDPSDFESRLLVRGEVLHGRHRVMTVESSSVANALAALLLHVRDVSGVVPHIHIDWTEGNPVKQMLRFLLFGNGEVAPVTREVLRRAEPDVARRPRVHAG, via the coding sequence GTGTCCACCACCATTCCCCGTCCTTCCACCCCCGCCTCCTCACCGGCCTCCTCCGCCACCGCTCCTGACGACCACCGCGGCAGCAGCTGGTGGCGAGTGATGTGCCTGACCGGCGTCGACTACTTCTCGACCCTCGGCTACCAGCCCGGGATCGCGGCGCTCGCCGCCGGGCTGCTGAGCCCGCTCGCCACCGTGGTCCTCGTGCTGCTGACCCTGCTCGGGGCGCTGCCGGTCTACCGGCGGGTGGCCGAGGAGAGCCCCCACGGCGAGGGCTCGATCGCGATGCTCGAGCGGCTCATGGGCTTCTGGAAGGGCAAGCTCTTCGTCCTGGTCCTGCTCGGGTTCGCCGCCACGGACTTCGTCATCACCATGACGCTGTCCGCGGCCGACGCGACCGCACACCTCGTGGAGAACCCGAACCTCGAGAGCGTCCTGCACGGGCACGAGCTGGGGATCACGATCGTGCTCCTCGCGCTCCTCGGCGGCGTGTTCCTCCGGGGCTTCCGCGAGGCGATCGGGGTCGCGGTCGTCCTGGTCGGCACCTACCTCTTGCTCAACCTCGTGGTGATCGCCGTCAGCACCTGGCAGATCATCCGCGACCCCTCAGTGGTGGGGGACTGGACCAGCGCCCTGACCGAGCAGCACGGCAGCCCGGTGATGATGGTGGCCGTCGCGCTCCTGGTCTTCCCCAAGCTGGCGCTCGGGATGTCGGGGTTCGAGACGGGCGTCGCCGTCATGCCCCTGGTGCGAGGCGACGCCAGCGACACGGAGGCGGCGCCGCGTGGGCGGGTCCGGGAGACCAAGAAGCTGCTGACCGTCGCGGCGCTGACGATGAGCGGCTTCCTCGTCAGCAGCTCGTTCGTGACGACGCTGCTCATCCCCGCCGCGGAGTTCGAGGACGGTGGCGAGGCCAACGGGCGGGCGCTGGCCTACCTGGCCCACGCGCACCTGGGCAACGCGTTCGGCACGACGTACGACGCCGCGACGATCGCCATCCTCTGGTTCGCCGGGGCGTCGGCGATGGCGGGCCTGCTCAACCTCATCCCGCGCTACCTGCCGCGCTACGGGATGGCTCCGACGTGGACGCGCGCCACCCGCCCGCTCGTCCTGGTCCTCACGGGCACGGCCTTCCTCATCACCTGGCTCTTCGACGCCGACGTCGACGCGCAGGCAGGCGCCTACGCCACGGGCGTGCTCATGCTGTTCACCAGCGCCGGAGTCGCGGTGACCCTTGCCGCGCGCCGCGCCGGTCAGCGCGCCTGGGCGACGGCGTTCGCGGCCATCACCGCAGTGTTCGCCTACACGACGGCGGTCAACGTCTGGGAACGACCCGACGGCATCAGGATCGGCGCGTGCTTCATCGCCGCCATCGTGGCCGTGTCGCTGCTGTCCCGGCTGCGCCGCGCCTTCGAGCTGCGCGTCACCGACGTCGAGCTCGACGCGACCAGCCAGGTCTTCGTCCGGGACTGCGCCCGCCGCACCATCCGGCTCGTCGCGCACGAGTCCGGACACCGCGGGGCCGCCGAGTACGCCGCCAAGGTCGAGCAGGTGAGGAGGGACCTGGACCTGCCGACGGACCCCGACATCGTCTTCGTCGAGGTGGTGGTCTCCGACCCCAGCGACTTCGAGAGCCGCCTGCTGGTGCGGGGCGAGGTCCTGCACGGTCGCCACCGCGTCATGACGGTCGAGTCCTCCAGCGTGGCCAACGCGCTCGCGGCCCTCCTCCTGCACGTGCGCGACGTGTCCGGCGTGGTCCCGCACATCCACATCGACTGGACCGAGGGCAACCCGGTCAAGCAGATGCTGCGCTTCCTGCTCTTCGGCAACGGCGAGGTCGCCCCGGTCACCCGCGAGGTGCTCCGGCGTGCGGAGCCCGACGTGGCGAGGCGTCCCCGCGTCCATGCGGGCTGA
- a CDS encoding DUF7144 family membrane protein, translated as MSTTRAHRDHDSSTKGIVAGGGTIFAATMLGLTGVWQVLAGIAAIANDDIYVLGGEYSYSFDITAWGWVHLVIGALAIAIAVGIFSGNQWALSAGIGVAFVSSLSNFAFLPYYPLWAIVVLAFDAFIIWALCQRLMQAD; from the coding sequence ATGAGCACGACTCGAGCGCACCGCGACCATGACTCGTCGACGAAGGGGATCGTGGCGGGCGGGGGGACCATCTTCGCCGCGACCATGCTGGGGCTGACCGGCGTGTGGCAGGTGCTGGCCGGCATCGCGGCCATCGCCAACGACGACATCTACGTCCTCGGGGGCGAGTACTCGTACAGCTTCGACATCACCGCGTGGGGATGGGTGCACCTGGTGATCGGTGCCCTCGCGATCGCCATCGCCGTCGGCATCTTCTCCGGCAACCAGTGGGCGCTCAGCGCGGGCATCGGCGTCGCGTTCGTCAGCTCGCTGAGCAACTTCGCGTTCCTGCCCTACTACCCCCTGTGGGCGATCGTGGTCCTGGCCTTCGACGCGTTCATCATCTGGGCGCTGTGCCAGCGGCTCATGCAGGCCGACTGA